From a single Calothrix sp. NIES-2098 genomic region:
- a CDS encoding peptidoglycan binding domain-containing protein, giving the protein MDNLAYFHLAFAYEDSQPSELVSLSALFNKAAAPDWTRLSGRAWRYMLPLALTLSILSAVSSVMALERGDQGPSVRNLQQQLRKVGFYQAPITQIYDFPTEDAVRRFQKSAGLPVDGVVNTTTLQKLQSWRPKAVSTNTLATRTSTNSSANKPTVVRTTQTKKTSNTNTAARKTTVATASTTPATKRSNPNYLSRGDEGENVRVLQERLRVAGFYYGNATGIFGPITEEAVKRFQTAYKLDADGVVGPATLSKLPPTDIGGGEDAPKAVVERDKLRLGDRGEAVRVLQAQLIKAGYLQGEPNGYFGPYTADAVRRFQAANYLAPSGVAGPTTRAKLYSLVSNTPKSEFSVLEIQRRLQEKGFYKGELNGVMADDTKKAIKQAQEFYGISLSDIRSGRF; this is encoded by the coding sequence ATGGACAACCTCGCGTATTTCCACCTAGCTTTTGCTTACGAAGACAGCCAACCCAGTGAATTGGTTTCTCTGAGTGCTTTGTTTAACAAAGCAGCAGCACCAGACTGGACAAGGCTTTCTGGTAGAGCTTGGAGGTATATGTTACCTCTTGCCCTTACTTTATCTATTTTGAGTGCTGTTAGTAGCGTCATGGCATTAGAAAGAGGCGATCAAGGCCCTTCTGTCAGGAATCTACAACAACAGTTAAGAAAAGTAGGCTTTTATCAAGCTCCCATTACTCAAATCTACGACTTCCCTACAGAAGATGCTGTCCGACGCTTCCAAAAATCAGCTGGTTTACCAGTGGATGGTGTCGTCAACACAACTACTCTGCAAAAATTACAAAGCTGGCGTCCCAAGGCTGTAAGTACAAATACACTGGCGACAAGAACCAGTACTAACAGTTCAGCTAATAAACCAACCGTTGTACGTACTACACAAACCAAAAAAACTAGTAACACCAATACAGCGGCGAGAAAAACTACTGTTGCTACTGCATCAACTACGCCAGCTACCAAGCGCAGCAATCCTAATTACCTTTCTAGAGGTGATGAAGGTGAAAATGTCAGAGTTTTGCAAGAACGGTTGCGAGTTGCTGGATTCTACTACGGTAACGCCACAGGCATATTCGGCCCGATTACTGAAGAAGCAGTCAAGCGATTCCAAACCGCTTACAAATTAGATGCTGATGGCGTTGTCGGCCCTGCAACACTATCAAAATTACCGCCAACTGATATTGGTGGTGGCGAAGATGCACCCAAAGCAGTCGTCGAGCGCGATAAACTCCGTCTAGGCGATCGCGGTGAAGCAGTTCGCGTTCTCCAAGCACAATTAATTAAAGCCGGATATTTACAGGGAGAACCAAATGGCTATTTTGGCCCCTATACAGCAGATGCAGTCCGCCGATTTCAAGCTGCTAATTATTTAGCCCCCAGCGGTGTCGCTGGCCCAACAACCAGAGCTAAGTTATATAGCTTAGTGAGCAATACTCCCAAGAGTGAGTTTAGCGTATTGGAAATTCAACGGCGATTGCAAGAAAAAGGCTTTTACAAAGGTGAACTCAATGGTGTCATGGCAGACGATACCAAAAAAGCAATCAAACAAGCTCAAGAGTTTTACGGTATCAGTCTCAGCGATATAAGAAGCGGACGCTTTTAG
- a CDS encoding ferric uptake regulator family protein has translation MTVYTSSSLKAELNDRGWRLTPQRETILHIFQELPQGEHLSAEDLYHRLETEGEGISLSTIYRTLKLMARMGILRELELGEGHKHYELNQPYPHHHHHLICVRCNNTIEFKNDSILKIGAKTAQKEGFHLLDCQLTIHAVCPKCQRALMPL, from the coding sequence ATGACTGTTTACACATCTAGTTCACTCAAAGCAGAGTTAAACGATCGCGGCTGGCGTTTAACTCCCCAACGAGAAACAATTCTACACATTTTTCAAGAGCTTCCGCAAGGTGAACACCTCAGTGCCGAAGATCTTTATCATCGATTAGAAACTGAAGGTGAAGGAATCAGTCTCTCAACGATTTATCGGACTTTAAAGTTGATGGCCCGGATGGGTATTTTGCGGGAATTAGAGCTGGGAGAAGGACATAAACATTACGAACTTAATCAGCCCTACCCCCATCACCACCATCACCTCATCTGTGTCAGATGTAACAACACCATTGAGTTTAAAAACGACTCAATTTTAAAAATTGGTGCGAAAACTGCTCAAAAAGAAGGCTTCCATCTTCTTGATTGTCAGCTGACTATCCATGCAGTCTGTCCCAAGTGCCAAAGGGCGCTAATGCCGTTGTAG
- a CDS encoding RpoD family RNA polymerase sigma factor, with amino-acid sequence MPATSFYADAPYNAPKSQHILDRDLTVDEELPVDDLQDLELASVDPAHFAANTNRRSTDLVRLYLQEIGRVRLLGRDEEVSEAQKVQRYLRMRIVLANAAKQGDAVIEPYLRLIEVQERLASELGHRPSLERWANTAGVNVSDLKPILSEGKRRWAEIAKITVEELEQIQSQGLQSKEHMIKANLRLVVSVAKKYQNRGLELLDLVQEGTLGLERAVEKFDPTKGYRFSTYAYWWIRQGITRAIATSSRTIRLPVHITEKLNKIKKAQRKIAQEKGRTPTLEDLAVELEMTPTQVREVLLRVPRSVSLETKVGKDKDTELGELLETDSVTPEELLMRESLQRDLQHLLADLTSRERDVILMRFGLADGHPYSLAEIGRALDLSRERVRQIESKALQKLRQPKRRNLIRDYLESLS; translated from the coding sequence ATGCCAGCAACATCTTTTTACGCAGATGCCCCCTACAACGCCCCAAAATCCCAGCATATCTTAGACCGAGATCTCACAGTTGACGAAGAGTTACCTGTAGACGATTTGCAGGATTTGGAGTTGGCTTCTGTCGATCCTGCTCATTTCGCTGCTAACACCAACCGTAGGAGTACAGACTTAGTACGCCTATATCTTCAGGAAATTGGTCGGGTTCGGTTGTTAGGCCGGGATGAGGAAGTTTCAGAAGCGCAAAAAGTCCAGCGTTACTTACGTATGCGGATAGTACTTGCTAATGCCGCTAAACAAGGAGATGCAGTAATTGAGCCTTATCTGCGCTTAATTGAAGTTCAGGAGCGTCTAGCATCTGAATTAGGACATCGCCCATCTTTAGAAAGGTGGGCTAACACTGCTGGCGTGAACGTTTCCGACTTGAAACCAATTTTGTCAGAAGGTAAGCGGCGGTGGGCAGAAATTGCCAAAATCACAGTGGAAGAACTGGAGCAAATTCAATCTCAAGGACTCCAGTCTAAAGAACACATGATTAAGGCTAACCTTCGTCTAGTGGTGTCTGTTGCGAAGAAGTACCAAAATCGCGGCTTGGAATTGTTGGATTTAGTCCAAGAAGGCACGCTAGGTTTAGAGCGAGCTGTCGAGAAATTTGACCCAACTAAGGGTTATCGCTTTAGCACCTACGCTTACTGGTGGATTCGTCAGGGTATTACAAGAGCGATCGCAACTTCTAGTCGGACAATTCGCCTACCCGTTCATATTACTGAAAAGCTGAACAAAATCAAAAAAGCACAACGCAAAATTGCTCAAGAAAAAGGTCGTACTCCCACCTTGGAAGACTTGGCTGTTGAGTTAGAAATGACTCCTACCCAAGTAAGGGAAGTGTTGTTACGAGTACCTCGCTCTGTTTCTTTAGAAACCAAGGTAGGCAAGGATAAAGACACAGAATTAGGCGAATTACTCGAAACTGATAGTGTTACGCCAGAAGAATTATTAATGCGAGAATCTTTACAAAGAGACTTGCAACATCTGTTAGCTGATTTAACCAGTCGCGAAAGAGATGTTATTCTCATGCGGTTTGGTTTGGCAGATGGTCATCCTTACTCTTTAGCAGAAATTGGCCGCGCCCTCGATCTATCTCGCGAACGAGTACGGCAAATCGAATCTAAGGCTTTACAAAAGCTACGCCAACCAAAGCGGCGTAACCTGATCCGCGACTATTTGGAATCTCTTAGCTAG
- a CDS encoding UV-endonuclease UvdE has product MTAIQFQNLPNLQLPKGFLPELGLVCITFDKQVRFRTMTRTRYLQLTPEQRQSALRELYESNLQRLDAALSFCQANKIRLYRMSSAVFPLSDMEDEVGANILEEMSADLAKIGQRSQALGIRIVLHPDQFVVLSSDSPQVLQSSIKILERHARTFDLLGLPRSPWSLMNIHGGKSQRTEQLVKVISELPEAIKSRLTFENDEYAYSASEILAVCQQAGVPMVFDAHHHICHENLDSYDEPSVAEMFYAARETWENPDWQLVHISNGETAFKDRKHSDLITAMPSVYYQAPWIEVEAKHKEEAIARLRSWWLIENNHK; this is encoded by the coding sequence ATGACTGCCATCCAGTTCCAAAATCTACCTAATCTACAATTGCCAAAAGGTTTTCTACCAGAGTTAGGGCTGGTTTGCATTACCTTTGACAAACAAGTGCGCTTTCGGACAATGACGCGGACGCGCTATTTACAACTCACGCCTGAACAACGCCAAAGTGCCCTGAGAGAACTGTATGAGAGTAACTTGCAGCGCTTGGATGCAGCATTATCTTTTTGTCAGGCAAACAAGATTCGGCTGTATCGGATGTCCTCAGCGGTGTTTCCTCTGAGCGATATGGAAGACGAAGTTGGGGCAAATATTTTAGAAGAAATGAGCGCCGATCTAGCGAAAATCGGACAGCGATCGCAAGCCTTGGGTATCAGAATCGTACTGCATCCCGATCAATTTGTGGTGCTGAGTTCTGATTCTCCTCAAGTATTACAATCGAGTATCAAAATTTTAGAACGCCACGCCCGGACATTTGATTTATTAGGTTTACCGCGATCGCCTTGGTCTTTGATGAATATTCATGGCGGTAAATCCCAACGTACCGAACAACTGGTAAAGGTAATCTCGGAACTACCCGAAGCAATTAAAAGCCGCTTGACGTTTGAGAATGACGAATACGCCTATAGCGCCAGTGAAATTTTAGCAGTCTGTCAGCAGGCTGGTGTACCAATGGTCTTTGATGCCCATCACCATATTTGCCACGAAAATCTCGACAGCTACGACGAGCCGAGTGTGGCGGAGATGTTTTACGCTGCACGGGAAACTTGGGAAAATCCAGATTGGCAATTAGTCCATATTTCCAATGGTGAGACTGCTTTTAAAGATAGAAAACACAGCGATTTAATTACCGCTATGCCCAGTGTTTATTATCAAGCACCGTGGATTGAAGTCGAAGCCAAACATAAAGAAGAGGCGATCGCGCGTTTGCGCTCTTGGTGGTTAATAGAGAATAATCACAAATGA
- a CDS encoding heat shock protein Hsp70, with protein sequence MAIAIDFGTSNTVIARWNPVTQQPETLNIPGLSIQQSLNPPLIPSLVYVEDATQGKVLVGQQVRDRGLDLKGETRFFRSFKRGIGADIQGFLPELDGQIVTFEQVGNWFLNQVIAELSPQQGGLDSLVLTVPVDSFETYRHWLGQVCQVLPVEQVRMLDEPTAAALGYGLADREILLVIDFGGGTLDLSLVRLDRSVQANTKPVGFLLKWGNKSLAEDSKQKVKTARVLAKAGQNLGGTDIDTWIVDYFAKTQDLAVSPLTTRLAERVKIQLSTQNQASEVYFDDESFESYELELNRDTLENILKEHAFFERLDDSMTSLLQQARRQGIELADISAVLLVGGTVQLPAVQTWVKQYFESDKIRCERPFEAIAQGALQITQGIEIKDFLYHSYGVRYWDRRNQRHSWHPIIRAGQAYPMSQPVELVLGASLENQPSIELIMGELGAESGGTEVYFDGDRLITRRLDSGATTVKPLNDKEGARTIAQLTPPGFPGSDRIKIQFQVDDQRFLRITVEDLLTNDTVLENQLVAQLS encoded by the coding sequence ATGGCGATCGCAATCGATTTTGGTACTAGCAACACAGTCATTGCTCGTTGGAACCCTGTCACCCAGCAGCCAGAAACCCTTAACATCCCTGGTTTATCAATTCAACAAAGTCTGAATCCGCCGCTAATTCCCAGCTTGGTGTATGTTGAAGACGCAACCCAAGGTAAAGTTTTAGTAGGGCAACAAGTACGCGATCGCGGTCTCGATCTTAAGGGCGAAACGCGATTTTTCCGCAGCTTCAAACGCGGTATTGGTGCGGATATTCAAGGTTTCTTACCCGAACTAGATGGGCAAATTGTCACCTTTGAACAAGTAGGTAATTGGTTCCTTAACCAGGTAATTGCAGAATTATCACCACAGCAAGGGGGTTTAGATTCTCTGGTTTTAACTGTACCTGTAGACAGTTTTGAAACTTACCGCCACTGGTTAGGACAAGTTTGCCAAGTCCTTCCCGTCGAACAAGTGCGGATGCTAGATGAACCTACAGCCGCAGCTTTGGGTTATGGTTTAGCCGATCGAGAAATTCTCTTGGTAATTGACTTTGGTGGCGGTACTTTGGATTTATCCCTCGTGCGCTTAGATCGCAGCGTGCAAGCTAATACCAAACCTGTAGGATTTTTGCTGAAGTGGGGAAATAAATCTTTAGCGGAAGACTCCAAACAAAAAGTCAAAACCGCCCGCGTATTGGCGAAAGCTGGACAAAATTTGGGTGGTACTGATATTGATACTTGGATTGTTGATTATTTTGCCAAAACTCAAGATTTGGCGGTTAGTCCTTTAACTACACGACTAGCAGAACGAGTGAAAATTCAACTCTCAACTCAGAATCAAGCTAGCGAAGTTTATTTTGATGATGAAAGTTTTGAAAGTTACGAACTCGAACTTAACCGCGACACTTTAGAAAATATCCTTAAAGAACACGCATTTTTTGAGCGCCTTGATGATTCAATGACGAGTTTGCTACAGCAAGCACGACGCCAAGGAATAGAACTTGCGGATATCAGCGCAGTCTTGTTAGTTGGTGGGACTGTGCAATTGCCAGCAGTGCAGACATGGGTAAAACAGTATTTCGAGTCTGATAAAATTCGTTGCGAACGTCCCTTTGAAGCGATCGCTCAAGGTGCCCTGCAAATAACTCAAGGTATAGAAATCAAAGATTTTCTCTACCACAGTTATGGCGTTCGCTATTGGGATCGGCGTAACCAGCGCCACAGTTGGCATCCAATTATTCGAGCTGGACAAGCTTACCCCATGAGTCAGCCAGTAGAATTAGTTCTCGGCGCATCCTTAGAAAATCAGCCCAGCATCGAGTTAATTATGGGAGAATTGGGTGCAGAGTCAGGCGGGACTGAAGTTTACTTTGATGGCGATCGCCTAATTACCCGTCGGTTAGATAGTGGCGCGACTACTGTCAAACCCCTCAACGATAAAGAAGGTGCGAGGACAATCGCCCAACTGACACCACCGGGATTTCCTGGAAGCGATCGTATTAAAATCCAGTTTCAAGTGGACGATCAACGCTTTTTACGAATCACAGTTGAGGACTTATTAACCAATGACACGGTGCTAGAAAATCAATTAGTGGCACAGTTGAGTTGA
- a CDS encoding ATPase, E1-E2 type: MASSHQPIWALPVEEVYESLGTASDGLSADEAERRFAQFGANELPEPAHRPLWLRFTDQLTHFMALLLWVAGILAFISRTPELGWAIWAVIWINAIFSFWQEFQAEQALAALKKVLPMQVKVYRNGELKQIPARELVRGDVMQLEEGDRISADARLVSADNLYLDVSVMTGESLPVARNAYPVRLREAVPIRGGKTLLRPGEQPMQEKVNPSEIANLVLAGSTVAAGRAVAVVYATGAQTEFGQVAHLTTVVKREPSTLEVQVAYIVRIITAIAVSMGIIVFLLAYFLVGIEVKESFIFAIGIIVALVPEGLLPTVTLSLAIGVRRMARRNALVRRLSSVETLSATTVICTDKTGTLTKNEMTVRYLWLPQETHPSSFKALIELTGAGYDPTIGKVNLPSNTAVKWKANLLLIGSALCSNARLIHLTAPSRWQEIGDPTEAALLVAAAKAGLNLENLQQQLPRLREIPFDSRRRMMTVVLNWQASDLWPDTSPYIAFTKGAPLEVLRHCHTILHDGDVQELTHEAWDDVVQANDDLARQGFRVLGLAARRGNQELLDLKAQDLEQNLIFIGLVAMFDPPREEVKDAIAKCHQAGIKVTMVTGDYGLTAEAIARNIGLVSDKVRVVTGEGMGHISDAQLQQIVKYRVGLVFARMSPEHKLRLVQAYKDIGEVVAVTGDGVNDAPALRAANIGIAMGLNGTDVAREAADIVLTDDNFATIVAAIEQGRSVYQNIRKFMTYILASNVAELVPFLAMVALKIPPALIIMQILIVDLGTDIIPALALGAERAEAGTMQMPPRPKSKPLLDRSLLLRAYCFLGLIEAALAMIGFFLVWQSYGYNLASLQAIAPTILSRTADPAIALIYAQATTMTLAIIVACQDGNVFACRSERTSIFKLGFFSNPFIWLGIATEWTLILAIIEIPPLRHIFSTSALTPWQWLFLLICPPILLGAEELRKAQLRKPRRVKHPS, translated from the coding sequence ATGGCATCGTCTCATCAACCTATTTGGGCATTACCTGTTGAAGAGGTCTATGAGTCACTAGGTACTGCTAGTGATGGCTTATCGGCAGATGAAGCCGAACGAAGATTTGCACAATTCGGCGCAAATGAGTTACCCGAACCTGCGCATCGTCCTCTGTGGCTGCGTTTTACCGACCAATTGACCCATTTCATGGCTTTGCTGCTATGGGTAGCAGGGATTTTAGCTTTTATTTCGCGTACACCTGAACTCGGTTGGGCAATTTGGGCGGTAATCTGGATTAACGCTATCTTTAGCTTTTGGCAAGAGTTTCAAGCAGAACAGGCACTAGCTGCTTTGAAAAAAGTATTGCCGATGCAGGTGAAAGTGTATCGGAATGGCGAACTCAAGCAGATTCCAGCGCGGGAGTTGGTGCGTGGCGATGTTATGCAACTAGAAGAAGGCGATCGCATTTCTGCTGACGCACGTCTAGTATCTGCTGACAACTTGTATCTTGATGTATCGGTGATGACGGGGGAGTCTTTACCCGTGGCGCGGAATGCTTACCCGGTAAGACTGCGGGAAGCAGTACCGATTCGCGGCGGTAAAACCTTGCTGCGGCCAGGAGAGCAGCCGATGCAAGAAAAGGTGAATCCCTCGGAAATCGCCAATCTGGTCTTAGCAGGCTCGACTGTAGCAGCCGGACGCGCCGTGGCTGTAGTTTATGCCACAGGCGCTCAGACGGAGTTCGGTCAGGTAGCCCATTTAACGACAGTGGTAAAGCGGGAACCCAGCACCTTGGAAGTCCAGGTTGCCTATATCGTGCGGATTATTACTGCGATCGCTGTCAGTATGGGAATTATTGTCTTTTTACTGGCTTACTTTTTGGTGGGTATAGAGGTAAAAGAAAGCTTCATTTTTGCGATCGGGATCATTGTGGCACTGGTGCCTGAAGGATTATTACCGACTGTAACTTTGTCCTTGGCGATCGGTGTGCGCCGGATGGCACGGCGAAATGCCTTGGTGCGGAGGCTTTCATCGGTGGAAACCCTAAGCGCGACAACCGTAATTTGCACGGATAAAACAGGCACATTAACTAAAAATGAAATGACAGTGCGCTATCTGTGGCTACCTCAGGAGACTCATCCTTCTAGCTTCAAGGCCTTGATTGAGCTTACTGGGGCAGGCTACGATCCCACGATTGGTAAGGTCAATTTGCCATCAAATACCGCTGTCAAGTGGAAAGCGAATCTTTTACTCATCGGCTCTGCGCTTTGCTCTAACGCCCGCCTGATTCATCTCACAGCACCTAGTCGCTGGCAAGAAATTGGCGATCCCACAGAAGCAGCGTTGCTCGTAGCAGCCGCCAAAGCCGGACTAAATTTAGAAAATTTACAGCAACAGCTACCGCGCTTGCGAGAAATTCCCTTTGATTCTCGCCGCCGGATGATGACGGTGGTGCTGAATTGGCAGGCTTCAGATTTATGGCCAGATACATCTCCCTATATAGCATTTACCAAAGGTGCGCCTTTAGAAGTCTTGAGGCATTGCCATACAATTCTGCACGATGGTGATGTGCAAGAATTAACCCATGAAGCTTGGGATGACGTAGTGCAGGCAAATGATGATTTGGCAAGGCAGGGATTTCGCGTCTTGGGGCTGGCAGCGCGTAGGGGTAACCAGGAATTGCTCGATCTCAAGGCACAGGATTTAGAGCAAAACCTGATTTTCATCGGTTTGGTGGCCATGTTCGATCCCCCCAGAGAGGAAGTCAAAGATGCGATCGCCAAATGTCATCAAGCTGGGATCAAAGTCACAATGGTGACTGGCGATTATGGACTCACAGCCGAAGCGATCGCGCGCAACATTGGTCTGGTGAGCGATAAGGTGCGCGTCGTCACCGGTGAAGGCATGGGACATATCTCCGATGCACAACTACAGCAAATTGTCAAATATCGGGTTGGCTTAGTGTTTGCGCGGATGTCACCAGAACACAAACTGCGCCTAGTGCAAGCTTACAAGGATATCGGGGAAGTAGTCGCAGTCACCGGCGATGGAGTGAACGATGCGCCTGCATTGCGTGCGGCAAATATCGGCATTGCAATGGGGCTAAACGGTACAGATGTTGCCAGAGAAGCCGCAGACATTGTGCTGACAGACGACAACTTTGCCACGATTGTAGCGGCGATCGAGCAAGGGCGCTCGGTCTATCAGAATATTCGCAAATTTATGACTTACATTTTGGCGTCCAATGTTGCCGAACTCGTACCATTTCTGGCAATGGTTGCCTTAAAAATCCCCCCAGCGCTGATCATTATGCAAATTCTGATCGTGGATTTGGGAACGGATATTATTCCAGCCCTCGCCTTAGGAGCCGAACGCGCCGAAGCAGGTACAATGCAGATGCCACCTCGTCCCAAATCCAAACCACTCCTCGATCGCTCTTTGCTCTTGCGGGCTTACTGTTTCTTAGGATTGATTGAAGCAGCATTGGCAATGATCGGCTTCTTTCTGGTTTGGCAAAGCTATGGTTACAACTTAGCATCATTGCAAGCGATCGCTCCCACAATTCTCTCTCGTACCGCAGATCCTGCGATCGCCTTGATTTATGCTCAAGCCACCACTATGACTTTAGCGATTATCGTTGCTTGTCAAGATGGAAACGTTTTTGCTTGTCGTTCTGAACGGACTTCAATTTTTAAATTAGGATTCTTTTCCAATCCTTTCATCTGGCTGGGAATTGCCACGGAATGGACGTTGATTCTCGCCATCATTGAAATTCCCCCCCTACGGCATATCTTCTCCACTTCAGCACTGACACCTTGGCAATGGTTATTCTTGCTCATCTGCCCGCCAATTTTACTTGGTGCAGAAGAACTACGCAAAGCACAACTCCGGAAACCACGGCGGGTTAAGCATCCCTCCTAG
- a CDS encoding bidirectional hydrogenase complex protein HoxE: MNSASAAQKKTPKQALSATHASGDKRFKMLDATIKRYQYQQDALIEVLHKAQELFGYLESDVLYYVAHSLKLPPSRVYGVATFYHLFSLAPSGAHTCVVCTGTACYVKGAQTILTELEKSARIHAGETTPDSQLSLLTARCLGACGIAPAVVFDGKVLGNQTAESVCEWLRHCFAERN; this comes from the coding sequence ATGAATTCAGCATCTGCTGCTCAAAAGAAAACCCCTAAACAAGCACTTTCAGCAACACACGCCAGTGGCGATAAACGCTTTAAGATGCTGGATGCAACTATCAAACGCTACCAGTATCAGCAAGATGCACTGATTGAGGTACTGCATAAAGCGCAGGAACTCTTTGGTTACTTAGAAAGCGATGTATTATATTACGTTGCCCACAGTTTAAAATTACCGCCTAGCCGAGTTTATGGCGTTGCCACTTTCTACCACTTATTTTCACTTGCACCTAGTGGCGCGCATACCTGTGTAGTGTGTACGGGTACGGCTTGTTATGTCAAAGGCGCTCAAACTATTCTCACAGAATTAGAAAAGTCTGCTCGCATTCACGCTGGTGAAACGACACCAGATAGTCAACTATCATTACTCACAGCAAGGTGCTTAGGTGCGTGTGGAATTGCACCTGCGGTAGTTTTTGATGGCAAAGTCTTAGGTAATCAAACGGCTGAATCAGTATGCGAATGGCTACGCCACTGCTTCGCAGAACGCAATTAA
- a CDS encoding Respiratory-chain NADH dehydrogenase domain, 51 kDa subunit — MDIAELQEIAQKERFSEKPVQIRCCVAAGCLSANSQTVKQRLEESVTSAGLEAQVQVTGVGCMRLCCNGPLVEVKEKNTDSLGTLYEKVTPEDAPSIIATLNGVETTVQKGDLAQPFFTYQMPIVLENSGKVDPERIQSYIAAKGYQALYHVLREMTPAEVVETVTRSGLRGRGGAGYPTGVKWATVAKAKGDAYGARSDRKFVICNADEGDPGAFMDRSVLESDPHRVLEGMAIAAYAVGANQGYIYIRAEYPVAINRLQTAIRQAQRLGILGSQIFDSRFDFKIDIRIGAGAYVCGEETALMASIEGKRGTPNPRPPYPAESGLWGYPTLINNVETYANISPIIRKGADWFASIGTEKSKGTKVFALAGKIRYTGLIEVPMGTPLQRIVEEMGGGVPDGRVVKAVQTGGPSGGCIPASAFDSPVDYESLTQLGSMMGSGGMIVMDDSTNMVDVARFFMEFCMDESCGKCIPCRVGTVQLHQLLTKIREGKASMADLELLEELCDMVKHTSLCGLGQSAPNPVFSTLRYFRDEYLALIAPVTSKT; from the coding sequence ATGGATATCGCTGAATTACAGGAAATTGCTCAAAAAGAACGGTTCTCTGAAAAACCCGTGCAAATTCGCTGTTGCGTTGCAGCCGGTTGTCTCTCAGCCAATTCTCAAACTGTCAAGCAGCGCTTAGAAGAATCTGTCACATCTGCTGGGTTAGAAGCACAAGTACAAGTAACTGGCGTTGGCTGTATGCGCTTGTGTTGTAACGGGCCATTAGTAGAAGTCAAGGAGAAGAACACAGATAGTCTAGGCACACTTTATGAGAAAGTCACCCCTGAAGATGCACCATCAATTATCGCCACGCTGAATGGCGTAGAAACGACAGTTCAAAAGGGCGATCTAGCGCAGCCATTTTTTACCTACCAAATGCCGATTGTTTTAGAAAACAGTGGCAAAGTCGATCCCGAACGCATTCAATCTTATATTGCAGCGAAAGGTTATCAAGCGCTTTATCACGTGTTGCGGGAGATGACACCGGCGGAAGTTGTAGAGACGGTGACGCGCAGTGGTTTGCGAGGAAGAGGTGGTGCTGGTTATCCTACAGGTGTGAAATGGGCGACAGTTGCTAAAGCCAAAGGCGATGCCTACGGCGCGCGCAGCGATCGCAAGTTTGTTATCTGTAACGCTGACGAAGGCGATCCTGGTGCATTTATGGATCGTAGCGTTCTTGAAAGCGATCCGCATAGGGTTTTAGAAGGAATGGCGATCGCAGCTTATGCTGTCGGCGCAAATCAAGGCTATATCTACATTCGCGCTGAATATCCTGTAGCCATCAACCGTTTACAAACAGCTATTCGCCAAGCACAACGCCTCGGTATTTTAGGCAGTCAAATCTTCGACTCGCGATTTGATTTTAAAATTGATATCCGCATCGGTGCGGGTGCTTATGTTTGCGGCGAAGAAACTGCACTCATGGCTTCAATTGAAGGTAAACGCGGTACTCCTAACCCCCGTCCACCCTATCCCGCCGAGTCTGGTTTGTGGGGATATCCTACCTTAATTAACAACGTTGAAACCTACGCCAATATTTCACCAATTATTCGTAAAGGTGCTGATTGGTTCGCCAGCATTGGTACAGAAAAGAGTAAGGGGACAAAAGTTTTTGCCCTTGCAGGTAAAATCCGTTACACAGGCTTAATCGAAGTCCCAATGGGAACTCCATTGCAGCGGATTGTTGAAGAAATGGGTGGCGGCGTACCAGATGGTCGTGTAGTCAAAGCAGTACAAACAGGTGGCCCTTCTGGAGGATGTATCCCCGCATCGGCTTTTGATAGTCCGGTAGATTACGAATCCCTCACGCAACTTGGTTCAATGATGGGTTCTGGAGGCATGATTGTCATGGATGACAGTACTAACATGGTGGATGTCGCCCGCTTTTTCATGGAATTTTGCATGGATGAATCCTGCGGGAAGTGCATCCCTTGTAGAGTTGGGACTGTGCAGTTACATCAGTTATTGACGAAGATTCGAGAAGGGAAAGCCTCAATGGCTGACTTGGAACTCTTAGAAGAACTGTGCGATATGGTGAAGCATACCAGCTTATGCGGTCTGGGTCAGTCTGCACCTAATCCGGTATTTAGTACATTGCGTTATTTCCGAGATGAGTATTTGGCATTAATTGCGCCAGTTACTAGTAAAACGTAG